In a single window of the Verrucomicrobiaceae bacterium genome:
- a CDS encoding putative Ig domain-containing protein: MRRPAGNNSQFTYLDGFSLKECLPSPPPSPVADLALGNLVWCDDNNNGIKDVGESGIDGVTVQLVKDQNLDGVISSSEETTLVATTTTAGGGLYQFSALYSGRYRVIIPTSNFGTGQALNLKTRSSTITDSSDNGEDNDDNGIQSSAAAKTYSPDIVLLQNTEPGTGVDGTNAYTDSTVDFGFTSTTCLGGTIWCDDDNDGTIDLGESKVSGAYVVLYQDINCDGDINDAGESVEVSAQVTDSSGNYLFENLLPGCYIVAVPDFNFVTSGGGKGGSGSGSLGGGSLGGDTLGGGGRDGGTSGCSLTTHIYSSTATPGSGSVWGADGSTASQTPGVDHGFQNTGGATTVSSSITVTTGSCVTNIHFGFTATKASVLPDPAAGLVGLADFVFCDENNNGVKDAYEVGIMRVVLELYHDADGNGVISGSEGTTPVATTNTDANGIYYFTDLSPGNYQIKIPTSNFSGTLRYKQLSSTTTSALDNQVDHDDNGIQSGGAGTVVVSPLITLSLPFFDPRTGTTTGGEPPVAVDCTGDRVDSTLDFGFVPTTAIGNLVWCDEDNDGVKDTAEVGIANVTVELLRDGNWDGDFLDSGEATAIATTTTNSLGNYEFTGLLNGNYKVRIPVSNFSSGGALSDRVRSSVPTDSTDNQEDMDDNGAQVGGNGTEVLSPLILLMAGAEPNNAIDGTDESTDSTVDFGFFTPLALGNLVWCDSNKDGVAQSGEPRFKDVLIWLYQDKNEDGVLTAPIETSPLDFTRSDNNGNYEFGNLGKGIYKVQVLAGNMASGQPLELKPYSTVPQVNLDNGSDNDNNGTPNLQGHVDSPFINLAPGSEPNVATDGTDTHADSTIDFGFVDTLCSTITISPSTLPNGTLGTAYSQTLSASGGTAPYTYAVTTGTLPTGLILSSGGAITGTPTSATSRTFIITATDSSGCNGTREFTVAPVCPTIGLSPTTLPNGTVGTAYSQTLSASGGAVPYSYAITTGGLPAGLSLSSGGAITGMPSSVGTGSFTVTVTDANGCTGSLGLSISVNAGACPTVTISPSPLSSGTVGTAYSATPSASPSATYTWTASGLPAGLSINASTGVISGTPTATGTATITATATITGSTCSATTTLTVSCPTITLSPTTLPNGTVNTAYSQTVSASGGTAPYSFAVTTGTLPTGLGLSSGGAITGTPTSTTSRTFTITATDSNGCVGTRVFTVAPVCPVINLSPASLPNGTVGTAYSQTVSASGGIAPYGFAVTTGTLPTGLSLSSGGAITGTPTSTTSRTFTITATDGNGCTGTREFTVAPVCPTITLSPSTLPNGTVGTAYSQSLSASGGAAPYSFAVTAGTLPAGLSLSSGVVNGTPTSTISRTFTITATDANGCTGGIEFTVAPVCPTITLTPTSLPNGTVGTAYSQTLSASGGTSSYTYAVTTGGLPAGLSLSSAGAITGTPTTSGTASFTVTTTDTHGCTGTSNLSITVNAGACPTVTITPTPLAAGTVGTAYSATPSASPAATYTWSATSLPAGLSLNTSTGAITGTPTATGTATITATATITGSTCSASTTLTVICPSISITPLTLPNGTVNTAYSQTLSASGGTSSYSYAVTSGILPAGLNLSSGGAITGTPTSTTSQTFTITVTDANGCTGTHEFTVAPVCPVITMTPSTLPNGTVGTAYSQTLGASGGIAPYSYAVTTGVLPTGLSLGSGVINGTPTSTTSQTFTITVTDANGCTGTREFTVAPVCPVITMTPSTLPNGTVGTAYSQTLGASGGTSPYSFAVTTGVLPTGLSLGSGVINGTPTSATSQTFTITATDANGCTGTREFTVAPVCPVITLTPSTLPNGTVGTAYSQTLGASGGTSSYTYAVTTGGLPAGLSLSSAGAITGTPTTSGTASFTVTTTDTHGCTGTSNLSITVNAGACPTVTITPTPLAAGTVGTAYSATPSASPAATYTWSATSLPAGLSLNTSTGAITGTPTATGTATITATATITGSTCSASTTLTVICPSISITPLTLPNGTVNTAYSQTLSASGGTSSYSYAVTSGILPAGLNLSSGGAITGTPTSTTSQTFTITVTATDAHGCMGSNSLSITIEALSNITGTILEDTDNDNDGDVVIPVVTLTLCTDLNSDGDSNDLEEGPADNPNIEGVQAYRHHHGRELRFHESGRR, translated from the coding sequence GTGCGGCGCCCCGCTGGCAATAACAGCCAGTTTACCTACTTAGATGGCTTTTCGCTCAAAGAATGCCTGCCATCCCCTCCTCCGTCTCCGGTCGCTGACCTTGCGCTGGGTAATTTGGTTTGGTGTGACGACAACAACAACGGCATCAAGGACGTTGGTGAATCAGGAATTGACGGTGTGACCGTTCAACTGGTCAAAGACCAAAACCTGGATGGAGTCATTTCCTCTTCCGAAGAAACGACTCTGGTAGCGACAACCACGACCGCAGGTGGAGGGCTCTACCAATTTTCAGCACTCTATTCAGGACGTTATCGAGTGATCATCCCCACTAGTAATTTCGGCACTGGGCAAGCTCTGAATCTCAAAACACGCTCATCCACCATAACGGACTCATCTGACAACGGTGAGGATAACGACGACAACGGTATCCAAAGTTCAGCAGCCGCTAAAACCTACAGCCCTGACATTGTGCTCCTTCAGAATACAGAGCCAGGCACAGGAGTGGATGGCACGAATGCCTATACTGACAGCACCGTGGACTTTGGATTTACCTCCACCACGTGTTTGGGCGGTACCATTTGGTGTGATGATGATAACGATGGCACTATAGATTTAGGCGAAAGCAAGGTGAGCGGTGCCTATGTCGTCCTTTACCAGGACATCAACTGCGATGGTGACATCAATGATGCTGGGGAGTCTGTAGAAGTGTCGGCGCAAGTCACGGATTCTTCAGGTAACTATCTTTTCGAAAATTTGCTCCCTGGATGTTATATCGTAGCGGTGCCTGATTTTAACTTTGTCACCAGTGGCGGGGGCAAGGGTGGCAGTGGCAGCGGTTCCTTAGGCGGGGGTTCTCTAGGTGGAGATACACTGGGTGGCGGTGGAAGAGATGGTGGCACCAGCGGATGCAGTTTGACGACGCATATTTATTCTTCAACGGCAACTCCTGGCAGTGGTTCTGTTTGGGGGGCTGACGGATCAACAGCCTCGCAGACTCCTGGTGTAGATCATGGTTTCCAGAATACTGGAGGTGCCACTACGGTGTCCTCCTCAATTACCGTGACAACTGGCAGTTGTGTTACCAATATTCATTTCGGCTTTACCGCAACCAAGGCGAGCGTCTTGCCTGATCCGGCTGCAGGCCTTGTTGGATTGGCGGATTTTGTTTTCTGTGACGAAAATAACAATGGCGTCAAAGATGCTTACGAGGTCGGCATCATGAGAGTTGTCCTGGAGCTCTACCATGACGCAGATGGAAATGGAGTGATCAGTGGAAGTGAGGGCACGACGCCCGTAGCAACCACCAACACTGATGCAAACGGCATTTATTATTTTACGGATCTTTCACCGGGGAATTACCAAATTAAAATTCCTACTTCAAACTTTAGCGGTACGCTTCGTTACAAGCAGCTTTCCTCAACCACAACCAGTGCACTGGACAACCAAGTGGATCATGATGACAATGGTATCCAGTCTGGGGGAGCGGGAACGGTTGTGGTGAGTCCTTTGATCACCCTTAGCTTACCATTCTTCGACCCGAGGACTGGAACGACAACAGGGGGAGAGCCTCCTGTGGCGGTGGATTGCACGGGTGACCGAGTGGACAGTACGCTCGACTTTGGCTTTGTGCCCACCACGGCCATAGGTAATTTAGTTTGGTGTGACGAGGATAATGATGGAGTCAAAGACACTGCCGAAGTCGGTATCGCGAATGTGACGGTGGAGCTTTTGAGAGATGGAAACTGGGATGGCGATTTCTTGGATTCAGGTGAAGCGACGGCCATCGCAACTACTACAACTAACTCGTTAGGGAACTATGAGTTTACAGGTCTGTTGAATGGAAACTACAAAGTTAGAATCCCAGTATCCAATTTCAGCTCTGGAGGTGCTTTATCTGATAGAGTTCGCTCCTCTGTCCCGACCGATTCGACGGACAATCAGGAAGATATGGATGACAATGGAGCCCAAGTCGGCGGGAACGGTACTGAGGTCCTAAGTCCGCTCATTCTACTCATGGCAGGAGCCGAGCCGAATAATGCGATAGATGGAACAGATGAATCTACTGACAGTACGGTTGATTTTGGATTTTTCACGCCACTTGCTTTGGGTAACCTAGTCTGGTGTGATAGCAATAAAGATGGTGTGGCGCAATCGGGAGAGCCTAGATTCAAAGACGTACTGATCTGGTTGTATCAGGACAAAAATGAAGATGGGGTGCTCACGGCACCGATTGAGACTTCTCCATTGGATTTCACGAGGTCAGACAACAATGGCAATTACGAATTTGGCAATCTAGGAAAGGGTATCTACAAAGTGCAGGTGTTGGCCGGAAATATGGCTTCTGGGCAGCCTCTTGAGCTGAAGCCCTATTCCACGGTGCCCCAGGTAAACTTAGATAATGGATCGGATAATGATAACAATGGTACTCCAAACTTACAGGGACATGTGGATAGCCCATTTATCAATCTTGCGCCAGGCTCTGAGCCTAATGTGGCAACGGATGGGACCGATACCCACGCTGATAGTACGATAGATTTTGGTTTTGTGGACACCCTTTGCTCCACGATCACGATTTCCCCATCCACGCTGCCCAATGGAACGTTAGGAACGGCTTATAGCCAAACCCTCAGCGCCAGCGGAGGCACTGCACCCTATACCTATGCTGTCACCACAGGCACACTGCCCACAGGACTCATCCTGAGCAGTGGTGGAGCTATCACGGGCACGCCAACGAGCGCAACTAGCCGTACTTTTATCATCACAGCCACAGACTCGAGTGGTTGTAATGGCACGAGGGAATTTACGGTAGCTCCGGTTTGCCCCACGATCGGACTTTCGCCTACTACGCTGCCAAATGGCACAGTAGGCACGGCCTACAGCCAGACGCTTAGCGCCAGTGGTGGAGCGGTGCCTTACTCTTATGCAATCACCACAGGTGGCCTGCCAGCAGGCCTGAGTCTGAGCAGCGGTGGCGCTATCACGGGAATGCCTAGTTCAGTCGGAACAGGCTCATTCACGGTGACTGTGACCGATGCCAATGGTTGCACGGGTTCTCTCGGTCTTAGCATCAGCGTGAATGCGGGTGCCTGCCCGACAGTCACGATCAGTCCATCACCTTTGTCATCAGGCACAGTGGGCACCGCCTACAGCGCCACGCCGAGTGCGTCACCTAGCGCCACCTATACCTGGACGGCGAGCGGACTGCCTGCGGGCCTGAGCATTAACGCAAGCACGGGAGTGATTAGTGGAACACCTACGGCAACAGGCACGGCAACCATCACAGCAACGGCCACGATTACGGGCTCAACCTGCTCAGCGACAACGACACTTACGGTAAGCTGCCCCACGATTACTCTTTCACCTACCACTCTGCCTAACGGCACGGTGAATACGGCTTACAGTCAGACTGTCAGTGCCAGTGGCGGCACTGCGCCTTACAGTTTCGCAGTTACGACAGGCACGCTACCGACAGGTCTTGGCCTGAGTAGCGGTGGAGCCATCACTGGCACGCCAACGAGCACGACTAGCCGTACTTTTACAATCACAGCGACGGATTCTAACGGCTGTGTAGGCACTCGTGTCTTCACAGTGGCTCCGGTTTGTCCTGTGATCAACCTTTCACCTGCTTCGTTGCCAAATGGTACAGTGGGCACGGCTTATAGCCAGACCGTTAGCGCCAGCGGTGGGATTGCGCCTTATGGTTTCGCAGTTACCACGGGTACATTGCCGACAGGTCTTAGCCTGAGCAGTGGTGGAGCCATCACAGGCACGCCAACGAGCACGACTAGTCGCACCTTTACCATCACGGCTACAGATGGGAACGGCTGCACAGGGACGAGAGAGTTCACAGTGGCACCGGTATGCCCCACAATTACGCTTTCACCTTCCACGTTACCCAATGGCACGGTAGGTACGGCCTACAGCCAGTCGCTTAGCGCCAGTGGAGGTGCTGCGCCATACAGTTTTGCAGTCACTGCGGGTACTTTGCCCGCAGGGTTGAGCCTCAGCAGTGGTGTTGTTAACGGTACGCCAACGAGCACAATCAGCCGCACCTTTACCATCACAGCAACGGATGCCAATGGCTGCACAGGCGGGATCGAGTTTACAGTGGCACCAGTTTGCCCCACGATCACTCTAACACCCACGTCACTGCCCAATGGCACGGTGGGCACGGCCTACAGCCAGACGCTCAGCGCAAGCGGCGGCACGAGCAGCTACACTTATGCCGTAACCACAGGCGGATTGCCCGCAGGCTTGAGTTTGAGCAGCGCAGGAGCCATTACTGGCACACCGACCACCAGTGGCACCGCGAGCTTCACCGTCACCACGACCGATACGCATGGATGCACCGGCACGAGCAACCTGAGCATCACCGTCAATGCAGGGGCTTGTCCGACCGTGACGATCACACCGACACCCCTCGCCGCAGGCACCGTTGGCACTGCCTACAGCGCCACGCCGAGTGCTTCACCCGCAGCGACCTACACCTGGAGCGCAACGAGCTTGCCCGCAGGCCTGAGCCTCAACACCAGCACCGGAGCCATCACCGGCACCCCAACGGCAACAGGCACCGCAACGATCACCGCGACCGCGACGATCACCGGCTCCACCTGCTCAGCCTCCACCACGCTAACGGTGATCTGTCCATCGATCAGCATCACTCCGCTCACACTGCCCAATGGCACGGTCAATACGGCTTACAGCCAAACCTTGAGTGCCAGCGGCGGAACGAGCAGCTATAGTTACGCGGTGACCAGCGGTATCCTGCCCGCAGGCCTCAATCTGAGCAGCGGCGGAGCCATCACCGGCACACCGACGAGCACCACGAGCCAAACGTTCACCATCACCGTCACCGACGCCAATGGCTGCACGGGCACGCATGAGTTCACCGTCGCACCTGTGTGCCCCGTGATCACCATGACTCCTTCGACATTGCCCAATGGCACGGTGGGCACGGCCTACAGCCAAACTTTGGGTGCAAGCGGCGGCATCGCCCCTTACAGCTATGCGGTGACCACCGGCGTATTGCCCACGGGATTGAGTCTGGGCAGCGGTGTGATCAACGGCACACCGACGAGCACCACGAGCCAAACGTTCACCATCACCGTCACCGACGCCAATGGCTGCACCGGCACTCGCGAGTTCACCGTCGCACCTGTGTGCCCCGTGATCACCATGACTCCTTCGACATTGCCCAATGGCACGGTGGGCACGGCCTACAGCCAAACTTTGGGTGCAAGCGGCGGCACATCGCCTTATAGCTTCGCGGTGACCACCGGCGTATTGCCCACGGGATTGAGTCTGGGCAGCGGTGTGATCAACGGCACACCCACCAGCGCCACTAGCCAAACGTTCACCATCACCGCCACCGATGCCAATGGCTGCACCGGCACTCGCGAGTTCACGGTGGCTCCTGTGTGCCCTGTGATCACCCTGACGCCGAGCACGCTGCCCAATGGCACCGTGGGCACCGCCTACAGCCAAACTTTGGGCGCAAGCGGCGGCACGAGCAGCTACACTTATGCCGTAACCACAGGCGGATTGCCCGCAGGCTTGAGTTTGAGCAGCGCAGGAGCCATTACTGGCACACCGACCACCAGTGGCACCGCGAGCTTCACCGTCACCACGACCGATACGCATGGATGCACCGGCACGAGCAACCTGAGCATCACCGTCAATGCAGGGGCTTGTCCGACCGTGACGATCACACCGACACCCCTCGCCGCAGGCACCGTTGGCACTGCCTACAGCGCCACGCCGAGTGCTTCACCCGCAGCGACCTACACCTGGAGCGCAACGAGCTTGCCCGCAGGCCTGAGCCTCAACACCAGCACCGGAGCCATCACCGGCACCCCAACGGCAACAGGCACCGCAACGATCACCGCGACCGCGACGATCACCGGCTCCACCTGCTCAGCCTCCACCACGCTAACGGTGATCTGTCCATCGATCAGCATCACTCCGCTCACACTGCCCAATGGCACGGTCAATACGGCTTACAGCCAAACCTTGAGTGCCAGCGGCGGAACGAGCAGCTATAGTTACGCGGTGACCAGCGGTATCCTGCCCGCAGGCCTCAATCTGAGCAGCGGCGGAGCCATCACCGGCACACCGACGAGCACCACGAGCCAAACGTTCACCATCACCGTCACGGCGACCGATGCACATGGTTGCATGGGCTCCAACAGCTTAAGCATCACGATTGAAGCACTCTCGAACATCACAGGAACCATTCTAGAAGATACCGACAACGACAATGATGGCGATGTCGTGATCCCTGTCGTCACGCTGACACTCTGCACCGACCTCAATTCCGATGGAGACTCCAATGACCTCGAAGAAGGACCCGCGGACAATCCAAATATTGAGGGAGTGCAGGCCTATCGTCACCACCACGGACGGGAACTACGCTTTCACGAATCTGGTCGCCGGTAG
- the gcvH gene encoding glycine cleavage system protein GcvH codes for MSLIPDSLHYRDSHEWIDLTQNPASVGITDHAQAELTDVVFVDLPKVGAVVTAGQQVCVIESVKAASDIYAPVSGEVVEVNEALAADPGLINRDPYAGGHIFKVKPSNPAEAEKLMSAAAYKAHLG; via the coding sequence ATGAGCCTCATCCCTGACTCTCTCCACTACCGCGATTCACACGAATGGATCGACCTGACTCAGAATCCAGCGTCTGTGGGGATCACGGACCATGCGCAGGCGGAGCTGACGGATGTGGTCTTTGTCGATTTGCCGAAAGTGGGTGCTGTGGTGACTGCGGGGCAGCAAGTGTGTGTGATCGAGTCCGTGAAGGCCGCGAGCGATATTTATGCCCCCGTGAGTGGTGAGGTGGTGGAGGTGAATGAGGCGCTGGCGGCAGATCCGGGGCTCATCAACCGTGATCCGTATGCTGGGGGACACATTTTTAAGGTCAAGCCGTCGAATCCGGCTGAGGCTGAGAAGCTCATGAGTGCCGCTGCTTACAAAGCGCACCTGGGCTGA
- the gcvT gene encoding glycine cleavage system aminomethyltransferase GcvT produces the protein MNDSTDLLRRTPLHDVHLELGGRMVPFAGWEMPVQYAGIVQEHLAVRQAVGVFDISHMGQLLVSGRGAEAFLNRVLTNDVTKLTPGQGQYTLLLRPDGGVVDDLIVYRVSEREFFLVVNASRIEADWEHLESQITEEDAVSMANASDFTAGVAVQGPRSRQVFERVFQGSAPYPEKNTVLITMTPDGPMWLCGTGYTGEDGFEFFMPAEKGATWFRSIVDAVKAEGGQPCGLGARDTLRLEMGYPLYGNDLSETRSPLQAGLGFFVSMEKGAFTGREVLVEQKSAGLPDKLAAFRMIGTAPPPRPHYPVLHEGQVVGEVCSGTQSPSLGRGIGMVYLPPLAAAIGAQIEIEVRGRRFPAEIVKKPFYRKS, from the coding sequence GTGAACGACTCCACCGACCTTCTCCGCCGTACTCCGCTTCATGATGTTCATCTCGAATTGGGGGGACGAATGGTGCCTTTTGCGGGCTGGGAGATGCCGGTGCAGTATGCAGGTATCGTGCAGGAGCATCTGGCGGTGCGGCAGGCGGTGGGTGTGTTTGATATTTCGCACATGGGGCAGTTGCTGGTGAGTGGCCGGGGGGCTGAGGCGTTTCTGAATCGGGTGCTGACCAATGATGTAACAAAGCTCACGCCTGGACAGGGGCAGTACACGCTGCTGCTGAGGCCGGATGGCGGTGTGGTGGATGATTTGATCGTTTATCGTGTGAGTGAGCGGGAGTTCTTCTTGGTGGTGAATGCATCACGCATTGAGGCGGATTGGGAGCATCTGGAGAGCCAGATTACGGAGGAGGATGCGGTGAGTATGGCCAATGCCAGTGACTTTACGGCCGGAGTGGCGGTGCAGGGGCCGCGCAGTCGGCAGGTATTCGAGCGTGTTTTTCAGGGCAGTGCTCCGTATCCAGAAAAGAACACTGTCCTCATCACCATGACGCCAGATGGCCCGATGTGGCTTTGTGGCACGGGTTATACGGGGGAGGATGGGTTTGAGTTTTTCATGCCTGCGGAGAAAGGGGCGACTTGGTTCCGTAGCATCGTGGATGCGGTCAAGGCGGAGGGAGGGCAGCCATGTGGGCTGGGTGCCAGGGACACGCTGCGACTGGAAATGGGCTACCCACTTTATGGAAACGACCTGAGTGAGACTCGCTCACCGCTGCAAGCGGGGTTGGGCTTTTTTGTGTCGATGGAGAAGGGGGCGTTTACAGGCCGGGAGGTGCTGGTGGAGCAAAAAAGTGCCGGTTTGCCGGATAAACTGGCTGCTTTCAGGATGATCGGGACTGCGCCACCTCCGAGGCCCCATTATCCCGTGCTGCATGAGGGCCAAGTCGTGGGTGAGGTGTGTAGTGGCACGCAATCACCTAGTCTGGGGCGGGGGATTGGCATGGTGTATCTTCCGCCGCTGGCTGCGGCTATCGGGGCCCAGATCGAGATTGAGGTGAGAGGGCGTCGTTTTCCGGCGGAGATCGTCAAAAAGCCATTTTATCGAAAATCATAG
- a CDS encoding Gfo/Idh/MocA family oxidoreductase, whose amino-acid sequence MSKKWRIAGINFDHFHMGDLLRQTHEHPNAEIVAICDEHPERMLDAARNFDLSTDRVFTDHRACLEKTKPDIVLLCPAASRHGEWVEKVAPFGTHIIMEKPFAGTLAEADAMVAAMRPHGKLLTINWPLVWDAAQQTAHRLIQEGLIGEVLEFHHHGGNRGPLYHGADKIEKEPSAADKGASWFYSAAQGGGSLLDYMGYGTTLGTWHLGGRSPLEVTCTWDEPAGLEVDEHAIAVLRYQTGLSKTETRWGTFTDPWTHQPQPMCGFVLKGTDGTISCYDYAKTLRVQTRSCPEGYDIPAAPIAAPNRNPVEHVIHHLETGAPLIGPLRLDISRIGQQIVDTAFQSAKAKRTLPLLP is encoded by the coding sequence ATGAGCAAAAAATGGCGCATCGCAGGCATCAACTTCGACCACTTCCACATGGGCGATCTGCTCCGGCAGACCCACGAGCACCCAAACGCAGAAATCGTCGCCATCTGTGATGAACACCCCGAGCGCATGCTCGATGCCGCTCGGAATTTCGACCTCAGCACAGACCGCGTATTCACCGACCACCGCGCCTGCCTGGAAAAAACAAAGCCCGACATCGTCCTCCTCTGCCCTGCCGCCTCACGCCATGGTGAATGGGTCGAAAAAGTCGCCCCTTTCGGCACCCACATCATCATGGAAAAGCCCTTCGCAGGCACACTGGCCGAGGCCGATGCCATGGTGGCCGCCATGCGCCCGCACGGCAAACTCTTGACCATCAACTGGCCCCTCGTCTGGGATGCCGCGCAGCAAACCGCCCACCGCCTCATTCAGGAAGGCCTCATTGGCGAAGTTTTAGAGTTTCATCACCACGGCGGCAATCGCGGCCCCCTCTATCATGGTGCCGACAAGATCGAAAAAGAACCCTCCGCCGCTGACAAAGGCGCTAGCTGGTTCTACAGCGCCGCGCAGGGCGGAGGCTCACTGCTCGATTACATGGGATACGGCACTACACTCGGCACCTGGCATCTCGGAGGTCGCTCCCCACTGGAAGTCACCTGCACCTGGGACGAGCCCGCAGGCCTCGAAGTCGATGAACACGCCATCGCCGTGCTGCGCTATCAAACCGGCCTCAGCAAAACAGAAACACGCTGGGGCACCTTCACCGATCCGTGGACTCACCAGCCACAGCCCATGTGTGGCTTTGTGCTCAAAGGCACCGATGGCACGATCTCCTGCTACGACTACGCCAAAACGCTCCGCGTACAGACCCGCTCATGCCCCGAGGGCTACGACATCCCCGCAGCCCCCATCGCTGCACCCAATCGCAACCCCGTCGAGCACGTCATCCACCATCTCGAAACCGGGGCGCCCCTCATCGGCCCATTACGCCTCGACATCTCACGCATCGGCCAACAAATCGTCGATACCGCCTTCCAAAGCGCCAAAGCAAAACGTACCCTACCACTGCTACCGTGA
- a CDS encoding DUF1501 domain-containing protein: MASSTLRRTFLGKTSHGLGALALASLLRPTMAAPVKGVIGVPPLPQKVKRVIWLTMAGGPSHLETFDPKPKLAQMDGKPMPESFTKGQQLAQLQGRPLMCFGPQHAFAKFGKSQIEICGLFPHIGSVMDDICLIRSMTTDAINHDPAHMFMNTGSQIAGRPSMGAWVTYGLGTEASDLPGFVVLTSLGKGGQNQPIAARQWSSGFLPSKFQGVQLRAKGDPVLYLTNPAGVTRERQGADIGAINALNRAHDALVDDPEVATRIAQYEMAFQMQASVPDLMDVSQEGAKILELYGCQPGDGSFAANCLLARRLAERGTRFIQLYHKDWDHHGGVKEGVALKAQEIDRACMALITDLKQRGMLESTLIVWAGEFGRTPMSQGGSGRDHHNKAMSVWMAGGGIQGGMVHGATDDLGYAAIEKITTVHDIHATMLHQLGIRHDAFSFKFQGLDARLSGVEGAKVIQDILT, from the coding sequence ATGGCTTCATCTACGCTTCGTCGAACATTTCTCGGTAAAACCTCTCATGGGCTGGGTGCTTTGGCGCTCGCTTCTTTGCTGCGCCCAACGATGGCGGCTCCGGTGAAAGGGGTGATCGGTGTGCCGCCTTTGCCGCAGAAGGTAAAGAGGGTGATTTGGCTGACGATGGCAGGCGGACCGTCACACTTAGAGACTTTTGATCCGAAGCCGAAGCTGGCGCAGATGGATGGTAAGCCGATGCCGGAGTCTTTTACGAAGGGGCAGCAGCTCGCGCAGCTTCAGGGACGACCGCTGATGTGTTTTGGCCCTCAGCATGCGTTTGCGAAGTTCGGAAAAAGCCAAATCGAGATTTGTGGGCTGTTTCCTCATATCGGGAGTGTCATGGATGACATTTGTCTGATTCGCAGCATGACGACGGATGCGATTAATCATGATCCAGCTCATATGTTCATGAATACGGGGTCACAGATTGCTGGACGGCCTAGTATGGGTGCTTGGGTGACTTATGGTCTGGGGACTGAGGCATCTGATCTGCCGGGGTTTGTGGTGCTGACTTCTTTGGGCAAGGGGGGACAAAATCAGCCCATTGCGGCGAGGCAGTGGAGCAGTGGCTTTTTGCCGTCGAAGTTCCAAGGTGTGCAGCTTCGAGCAAAGGGTGATCCTGTTTTGTATCTAACAAATCCGGCGGGTGTGACGAGGGAGCGCCAGGGGGCGGATATCGGGGCGATTAATGCACTCAATCGGGCTCATGATGCGCTGGTGGATGATCCTGAGGTCGCGACGCGTATCGCGCAATATGAGATGGCTTTTCAGATGCAGGCGAGTGTGCCGGATTTGATGGATGTGAGCCAAGAGGGGGCAAAAATTCTCGAGCTTTATGGCTGCCAGCCAGGGGATGGCTCATTTGCTGCGAATTGCCTCCTAGCGCGGCGTCTGGCGGAGCGTGGCACAAGGTTTATTCAGTTGTATCACAAGGATTGGGATCATCACGGCGGGGTGAAGGAGGGGGTGGCGCTCAAGGCCCAGGAAATCGACCGCGCATGTATGGCGCTGATCACGGATCTAAAGCAGCGCGGGATGCTGGAGAGTACGCTCATCGTGTGGGCGGGTGAGTTTGGCCGGACGCCGATGTCGCAGGGGGGTAGCGGGCGTGATCACCATAATAAGGCGATGTCGGTCTGGATGGCGGGTGGGGGTATCCAGGGTGGCATGGTGCATGGGGCGACGGATGATCTGGGATATGCGGCCATCGAGAAGATCACGACCGTTCACGATATTCATGCGACGATGCTGCATCAGCTGGGCATTCGTCATGATGCCTTTAGCTTTAAATTCCAGGGGCTGGATGCTCGCCTTAGCGGTGTGGAGGGGGCGAAGGTGATCCAGGATATTTTAACGTGA